From Anomalospiza imberbis isolate Cuckoo-Finch-1a 21T00152 chromosome 6, ASM3175350v1, whole genome shotgun sequence, one genomic window encodes:
- the SLC39A9 gene encoding zinc transporter ZIP9 isoform X2, whose protein sequence is MQHVMESEKVVKIPAVHEHGHDHSRLHAYIGVSLVLGFVFMLLVDQIGSSHVHSTDDPETARSGNSKITTTLGLVVHAAADGVALGAAASTSQTSVQLIVFVAIMLHKAPAAFGLVSFLMHAGLERNRIRKHLLVFALAAPVMSMVTYLGLSKSSKEALSEVNATGVAMLFSAGTFLYVATVHVLPEVGGIAHSHKPESTGGKGLSRLEVAALVLGCLIPLVLSIGHHH, encoded by the exons ATGCAGCACGTGATGGAATCTGAGAAGGTAGTGAAAATCCCAGCGGTACATGAGCATGGCCACGACCATTCCCGGTTGCACGCCTACATTGGTGTGTCCCTTGTTCTCGGCTTTGTCTTCATGCTGTTGGTGGATCAGATAGGCAGCTCTCATGTGCACTCTACAGATG ATCCAGAAACTGCAAGATCAGGCAACTCCAAAATCACCACAACACTGGGACTGGTAGTCCATGCTGCAG CTGATGGTGTCGCATTGGGTGCAGCAGCTTCTACTTCTCAGACTAGTGTCCAGTTGATAGTGTTTGTTGCGATTATGTTGCACAAG gcaCCAGCTGCCTTTGGCCTGGTTTCCTTCCTGATGCATGCTGGGCTAGAACGGAATCGAATCAGAAAACACTTGCTGGTCTTTGCGTTAGCAGCACCTGTTATGTCGATGGTGACATACTTAGGGCTAAGCAAG AGCAGCAAAGAAGCCCTTTCAGAAGTCAATGCCACTGGAGTTGCTATGCTGTTTTCTGCTGGGACTTTCCTTTATGTTGCCACAGTTCATGTTCTCCCAGAAGTAGGAGGAATTGCTCATAGCCACAAACCTGAATCAACTGGAGGAAAAGGACTCAGTCGTCTGGAGGTGGCAGCCCTAGTATTAGGATGCCTTATTCCTCTAGTTTTGTCCATTGGACACCATCA